A genomic region of Streptomyces rimosus contains the following coding sequences:
- a CDS encoding DUF6344 domain-containing protein, with translation MAATKVTRLWAAFVVVIVKVLAALGFRTPAAVTATATATTAGPVAAPAPVPAEAGDGWAALPAEADTGEPVGERGRWAEDARAFAPPRMRYGRILPPTMKQRIRAEAHGAAPSSRSVPVELSDAPYTGPVGAPPARPVSAPPARAVSVPQARRPERERQLCPA, from the coding sequence ATGGCCGCCACCAAGGTCACGAGACTCTGGGCCGCTTTCGTCGTCGTCATCGTCAAGGTGCTTGCCGCGCTGGGCTTCCGTACGCCCGCCGCTGTCACCGCCACTGCCACTGCCACCACCGCCGGTCCGGTCGCCGCCCCGGCGCCGGTTCCCGCCGAGGCCGGGGACGGCTGGGCCGCCCTGCCGGCCGAGGCCGATACCGGGGAGCCGGTGGGTGAACGGGGCCGTTGGGCCGAAGACGCACGGGCCTTCGCGCCGCCCCGCATGCGGTACGGGCGCATTCTGCCGCCGACGATGAAACAGCGCATCCGGGCGGAGGCGCACGGTGCGGCGCCCAGTTCGCGCAGTGTGCCGGTTGAGTTGTCCGACGCCCCGTACACGGGGCCGGTGGGCGCGCCGCCGGCTCGTCCGGTCAGCGCGCCGCCCGCCCGTGCGGTCAGCGTGCCGCAGGCCCGCCGGCCCGAGCGCGAGCGGCAGCTCTGCCCTGCCTGA